In Nocardioides cavernae, a single genomic region encodes these proteins:
- a CDS encoding DUF4396 domain-containing protein: MDQGTLPGAGHGSHHDTGSSNAMAVSATLHCLTGCAIGEILGLMIGTALGLGNLATIAVAIGLAFLFGYALSTLPLLRAGLGLGAALTVVLAADTLSIATMELVDNLVMAVIPGAMEAGLVNPVFWLSMMLALTVAFFAAWPVNRHLLARGKGHALTHHFHGAEPEGARRYIPDLATSTLVAAIVAFMLGGLVVSVADELEGPPSDTAHAVPRDGSGTREFSAPPR; the protein is encoded by the coding sequence ATGGACCAAGGCACTCTCCCCGGAGCCGGGCACGGCTCCCACCACGACACGGGCAGCAGCAACGCCATGGCGGTGTCCGCCACCCTCCACTGCCTGACCGGCTGCGCCATCGGCGAGATCCTCGGCCTGATGATCGGCACCGCACTGGGACTGGGCAACCTCGCGACCATCGCCGTCGCGATCGGGCTGGCGTTCCTCTTCGGCTACGCCCTGTCGACCCTGCCGCTGCTGCGGGCGGGTCTCGGGCTCGGGGCCGCCCTGACCGTCGTCCTCGCGGCCGACACGCTCTCGATCGCCACCATGGAGCTCGTCGACAACCTGGTCATGGCCGTCATCCCGGGCGCCATGGAGGCGGGCCTCGTCAACCCGGTGTTCTGGCTCTCGATGATGCTCGCGCTGACGGTGGCCTTCTTCGCAGCCTGGCCGGTCAACCGCCACCTCCTCGCGCGCGGCAAGGGCCACGCCCTGACCCACCACTTCCACGGCGCCGAGCCGGAGGGCGCGCGGCGCTACATCCCGGACCTCGCCACCTCGACGCTCGTCGCCGCCATCGTCGCCTTCATGCTCGGCGGGCTGGTCGTCTCCGTCGCCGACGAGCTCGAGGGGCCCCCCTCCGACACCGCGCACGCCGTCCCCCGCGACGGATCGGGGACTCGCGAGTTCAGCGCGCCGCCGCGATAG
- a CDS encoding glycoside hydrolase family 26 protein gives MSPTGRRGRWQTFSTLGVSVSFLGPTPSRRALVVTSLLGPVAATLSLAPGRAYAASGTPLGRQVRFGAYAWDVPWTPGVLDDLQRTVQAPVSIASYFYGPDVVFPAQQDLDTARGGVRDLLVAWEIGKFRYSEWPAGVHDAYLDQIAAAARAFPYVMYVRPWPEMNGDWTSFQPTPAGEKEHGGTPEEFIAAWRYLVTYLRDRGATNLRWVFNPTTDTYEGTTDIRTIYPGDDYVDVLGLDGYNWGNTGLDWGPWRTFEDIYREQYDRLAALHPTAPVWICEVGCKEPSYDDGAPRIKSASKGRWITDMFAATTFPRVRAVCWFQGNKERDWRVNSSNDALKAIRSALDQMPA, from the coding sequence GTGAGTCCCACCGGTCGTCGCGGCCGCTGGCAGACGTTCTCGACCCTCGGAGTCTCCGTGTCGTTCCTCGGCCCCACCCCGTCTCGTCGCGCCCTCGTGGTCACCTCCCTCCTCGGCCCCGTCGCCGCAACGCTGTCCCTCGCGCCCGGCAGGGCGTATGCCGCGTCGGGCACCCCGCTGGGGCGGCAGGTCCGGTTCGGCGCCTACGCGTGGGACGTGCCGTGGACCCCCGGCGTCCTCGACGACCTCCAGCGGACCGTCCAGGCGCCGGTCTCGATCGCGTCCTACTTCTACGGACCCGACGTCGTCTTCCCCGCCCAGCAGGACCTCGACACCGCTCGAGGTGGCGTGCGCGACCTGCTGGTCGCGTGGGAGATCGGGAAGTTCCGCTACAGCGAGTGGCCGGCCGGCGTGCACGACGCCTACCTCGACCAGATCGCCGCGGCGGCGCGCGCCTTCCCGTACGTCATGTACGTGCGCCCCTGGCCGGAGATGAACGGCGACTGGACGTCGTTCCAGCCGACCCCCGCCGGCGAGAAGGAGCACGGCGGCACGCCGGAGGAGTTCATCGCAGCCTGGCGCTACCTCGTGACCTACCTGCGCGACCGGGGCGCCACCAACCTGCGCTGGGTGTTCAACCCGACGACCGACACCTACGAGGGCACGACCGACATCCGCACCATCTACCCCGGTGACGACTACGTCGACGTCCTCGGCCTCGACGGCTACAACTGGGGCAACACCGGCCTCGACTGGGGACCGTGGCGCACCTTCGAGGACATCTACCGCGAGCAGTACGACCGGCTCGCCGCCCTGCACCCCACCGCTCCGGTGTGGATCTGCGAGGTCGGCTGCAAGGAGCCGTCGTACGACGACGGTGCACCCCGCATCAAGTCCGCCTCCAAGGGACGCTGGATCACCGACATGTTCGCCGCGACCACCTTCCCGCGGGTCCGGGCCGTGTGCTGGTTCCAGGGCAACAAGGAGCGCGACTGGCGGGTGAATTCCTCGAACGACGCGCTCAAGGCGATCCGCTCCGCGCTCGACCAGATGCCCGCCTGA
- a CDS encoding isoprenyl transferase, giving the protein MVNVKDAVRRVLYPAYESRVVKFLPHDQIPKHVGVMLDGNRRWAKAVGLNTAEGYQAGADNIRPLLGWCEEVGVEVVTLWLLSSDNLTNRPPEQLTGLLKIIEGAVESLAEAGRWRIHPVGALDLLPTETAERLKAAEESTRDIDGVLVNVAVGYGGRREIADAVRALLADHASKGTSLEELADIIDVEHIAEHLYTKGQPDPDLVIRTSGEQRLGGFLLWQSANSEFYFCEALWPDFRRVDFLRAIRAYAERERRFGG; this is encoded by the coding sequence GTGGTCAACGTGAAGGACGCCGTGCGTCGGGTGCTCTACCCGGCCTACGAGTCCCGGGTGGTGAAGTTCCTTCCCCACGACCAGATCCCGAAGCACGTGGGCGTGATGCTCGACGGCAACCGCCGGTGGGCCAAGGCGGTCGGGCTCAACACCGCTGAGGGCTACCAGGCCGGCGCCGACAACATCCGTCCGCTGCTGGGCTGGTGCGAGGAGGTCGGCGTCGAGGTGGTCACGCTGTGGCTCCTCTCCAGCGACAACCTCACCAACCGCCCGCCCGAGCAGCTCACCGGCCTGCTGAAGATCATCGAGGGCGCCGTGGAGTCGCTCGCCGAGGCGGGCCGCTGGCGGATCCACCCCGTGGGGGCGCTCGACCTGCTGCCGACCGAGACCGCCGAGCGGCTCAAGGCCGCCGAGGAGAGCACCCGCGACATCGACGGCGTGCTCGTCAACGTCGCGGTGGGCTACGGCGGCCGCCGCGAGATCGCCGACGCCGTGCGTGCCCTGCTCGCCGACCACGCCTCCAAGGGCACCTCGCTGGAGGAGCTCGCCGACATCATCGACGTCGAGCACATCGCCGAGCACCTCTACACCAAGGGCCAGCCCGACCCCGACCTGGTGATCCGCACGTCCGGCGAGCAGCGCCTTGGCGGCTTCCTGCTGTGGCAGTCGGCCAACTCGGAGTTCTACTTCTGCGAGGCCCTGTGGCCCGACTTCCGGCGCGTCGACTTCCTGCGCGCCATCCGCGCGTACGCCGAGCGCGAGCGCCGCTTCGGCGGCTGA
- a CDS encoding YihY/virulence factor BrkB family protein, translated as MTTARTVPVTTEMDGDELDALDAWHLARHHGLGKIAVESFVRFRYGDGFTNSRALALQACLAVVPFLLALTGLASDIDHERPAAVVAHVVDSLSPGSGDGDALASAVDGSDASERAGEIALVLGLGFALLSMTTAMAQVERGANRIYGIRRDRKALQKYGRAAVLTAVLAAPVGVGFVMIVGGGALGEAMADNYGWSDTAVDWWNGLRWPVGLALLVFAIAVLLDHAPRRRQPALSWLALGSGIAVVLSAVATAGLAAYVSLSGSFGSVYGPLAGVFALLLWALLSSVAFFYGTAVCAQLEALRAGQVAPALDDPGRPHATTVGDQVAG; from the coding sequence ATGACCACCGCGCGGACCGTGCCCGTCACCACCGAGATGGACGGTGACGAGCTGGACGCGCTCGATGCCTGGCACCTCGCACGCCACCACGGGCTGGGGAAGATCGCAGTCGAGTCCTTCGTGCGCTTCCGCTACGGCGACGGGTTCACCAACTCGCGCGCGCTCGCCCTGCAGGCCTGCCTCGCCGTCGTCCCCTTCCTCCTCGCCCTGACCGGCCTCGCCTCCGACATCGACCACGAGCGGCCCGCCGCGGTCGTGGCGCACGTCGTCGACTCGCTCTCCCCCGGCTCGGGCGACGGTGACGCGCTCGCCTCGGCGGTCGACGGGTCGGACGCGTCCGAGCGGGCCGGCGAGATCGCCCTCGTGCTCGGCCTCGGCTTCGCGCTCCTGTCGATGACCACGGCGATGGCGCAGGTCGAGCGCGGCGCCAACCGCATCTACGGCATCCGGCGCGACCGCAAGGCGCTCCAGAAGTACGGCCGGGCGGCGGTGCTGACCGCCGTGCTCGCCGCGCCGGTCGGCGTCGGGTTCGTGATGATCGTCGGCGGCGGGGCGCTCGGCGAGGCGATGGCGGACAACTACGGGTGGTCCGACACGGCCGTCGACTGGTGGAACGGGCTGCGGTGGCCGGTCGGCCTCGCCCTGCTCGTCTTCGCGATCGCCGTGCTCCTCGACCACGCGCCGCGCCGCCGGCAGCCGGCCCTGTCGTGGCTCGCCCTCGGATCGGGGATCGCCGTGGTGCTCAGTGCCGTCGCCACAGCCGGTCTCGCGGCGTACGTCTCGCTCAGCGGGTCGTTCGGCAGCGTGTACGGGCCCCTCGCCGGCGTGTTCGCCCTGCTGCTGTGGGCGCTGCTGTCGTCCGTGGCGTTCTTCTACGGCACGGCCGTGTGCGCCCAGCTCGAGGCGCTCCGGGCGGGCCAGGTCGCGCCGGCGCTCGACGACCCGGGCCGCCCGCACGCCACGACCGTCGGGGACCAGGTAGCCGGCTGA
- a CDS encoding GNAT family N-acetyltransferase, translating into MSETSYDIKPLTPETWPAFDDLVIRHNGIFGGCYCIWFHPDSPERGQGREGNRALKKSYVERGEAHAALVLDGDEAIAWAEYGTPVELPTLHHRKQYDAEKDADPDWRITCVFVDKRYRRSGVTELAIRGALDLIAESGGGVVESYPHDLTDQTKKVSSSFLYNGTRRLYERLGFTYVRPKGLKNCVMTTTVPGR; encoded by the coding sequence ATGAGCGAGACGTCGTACGACATCAAGCCCCTCACGCCCGAGACCTGGCCGGCCTTCGACGACCTCGTCATCCGGCACAACGGGATCTTCGGCGGCTGCTACTGCATCTGGTTCCACCCCGACAGCCCCGAGCGGGGCCAGGGCAGGGAGGGCAACCGCGCACTCAAGAAGTCGTACGTCGAGAGGGGCGAGGCGCACGCCGCGCTGGTCCTCGACGGCGACGAGGCGATCGCGTGGGCGGAGTACGGCACGCCCGTGGAGCTCCCCACGCTCCACCACCGCAAGCAGTACGACGCCGAGAAGGACGCCGACCCCGACTGGCGGATCACCTGCGTCTTCGTCGACAAGCGATACCGCCGCAGCGGGGTCACCGAGCTCGCGATCCGCGGCGCGCTCGACCTGATCGCGGAGTCGGGTGGCGGGGTGGTCGAGTCCTACCCGCACGACCTGACCGACCAGACCAAGAAGGTGTCGTCGTCGTTCCTCTACAACGGCACCCGCCGCCTCTACGAACGTCTCGGCTTCACCTACGTGCGCCCCAAGGGACTGAAGAACTGCGTGATGACGACGACCGTCCCCGGCCGTTGA
- a CDS encoding HAD family hydrolase, with amino-acid sequence MTGATTAVSALLLDLDGTLVDSEPLHRRGYESFFAHKGWEVPDLSVFTGRRAVDVFATEHGPWDGLDPEAVLAEVLEHVPDEAARAVPGARELIEAARAGGTPVAIVTSAGPDWVQRSLVESLTLEVDSVDLVVTARDVEDGKPHPAGFALACRRLDADPAAALAAEDSPAGVRAALGAGVRQVHGIGTSHPREVLLDAGAVEVHGDLRPLLPLLRA; translated from the coding sequence ATGACGGGGGCGACGACAGCGGTCTCCGCGCTCCTGCTCGACCTCGACGGGACGCTGGTCGACTCCGAGCCGCTGCACCGGCGCGGCTACGAGTCGTTCTTCGCCCACAAGGGCTGGGAGGTCCCCGACCTCTCCGTCTTCACCGGACGCCGGGCGGTCGACGTCTTCGCGACCGAGCACGGCCCCTGGGACGGGCTCGACCCCGAGGCCGTGCTCGCGGAGGTGCTCGAGCACGTGCCGGACGAGGCGGCGCGCGCCGTGCCGGGCGCCCGGGAGCTGATCGAGGCGGCCCGCGCGGGCGGCACACCGGTCGCGATCGTCACCTCGGCCGGGCCGGACTGGGTCCAGCGGTCGCTGGTCGAGTCGCTCACCCTCGAGGTCGACAGCGTCGACCTCGTCGTCACCGCCCGTGACGTCGAGGACGGCAAGCCGCACCCGGCCGGCTTCGCGCTCGCCTGCCGGAGGCTGGACGCCGACCCCGCGGCCGCGCTGGCGGCGGAGGACTCGCCGGCGGGTGTCCGCGCGGCGCTCGGTGCCGGCGTGCGCCAGGTGCACGGCATCGGCACGTCCCACCCGCGCGAGGTGCTCCTCGACGCCGGCGCGGTCGAGGTCCACGGTGACCTCCGGCCGCTGCTCCCGCTCCTGCGGGCGTGA
- a CDS encoding PhoH family protein, which yields MASSKTSPSSASHSSVPPSSTRRTYVLDTSVLLADPAATKRFAEHEVVLPVVVITELEGKRNHPELGFFARSALRALDELRMVNGRLDQPVPVGSEGGTVRVELNHTDPESLPSGFRLGDNDTRILAVARNLANEGHRVTLVSKDLPLRIKASAVGLDAEEYRAEAISSSDTGYTGMAELEVLASDLDELYEDGVIDLAEARDLPCHNGLVLLSDRGTALGRVGADKRVHLVRGDRDAFGIHGRSAEQRVALEMLLDPEVGIVSLGGRAGTGKSAMALCAGLEAVMERRHHKKVVVFRPLFAVGGQELGYLPGSENEKMSPWAQAVFDTLGALVSRDVVDEVMDRGMLEVLPLTHIRGRSLHDAFVIVDEAQSLERNVLLTVLSRIGANSKVVLTHDVAQRDNLRVGRHDGIVAVVDKLKGHPLFSHVTLTRSERSPIAALVTEMLEDVTL from the coding sequence GTGGCCAGCAGCAAGACCTCACCCAGCTCCGCATCGCACAGCTCCGTTCCGCCCAGCAGCACCCGCCGCACGTACGTCCTCGACACCAGCGTCCTGCTCGCCGACCCGGCCGCGACCAAACGCTTCGCCGAGCACGAGGTCGTGCTCCCGGTGGTGGTGATCACCGAGCTCGAGGGCAAGCGCAACCACCCGGAGCTCGGGTTCTTCGCGCGCTCCGCCCTGCGGGCCCTCGACGAGCTGCGCATGGTCAACGGGCGCCTCGACCAGCCCGTCCCTGTGGGGAGCGAGGGCGGCACGGTCCGCGTCGAGCTCAACCACACCGACCCGGAGTCGCTGCCGTCGGGCTTCCGGCTGGGCGACAACGACACGCGGATCCTCGCCGTGGCCCGCAACCTGGCCAACGAGGGCCACCGGGTCACCCTGGTCAGCAAGGACCTCCCGCTCCGGATCAAGGCCTCGGCCGTCGGGCTGGACGCCGAGGAGTACCGCGCCGAGGCCATCAGCAGCTCCGACACCGGCTACACCGGGATGGCCGAGCTCGAGGTGCTCGCCAGCGACCTCGACGAGCTCTACGAGGACGGTGTCATCGACCTCGCCGAGGCTCGCGACCTCCCGTGCCACAACGGGCTCGTGCTGCTCTCGGACCGGGGTACGGCGCTGGGCCGCGTGGGGGCGGACAAGCGCGTGCACCTCGTCCGCGGCGACCGCGATGCCTTCGGCATCCACGGCCGGTCGGCCGAGCAGCGGGTGGCGCTCGAGATGCTCCTCGACCCCGAGGTCGGCATCGTCTCCCTGGGCGGCCGCGCCGGCACCGGCAAGTCGGCGATGGCGCTCTGCGCGGGCCTCGAGGCCGTGATGGAGCGCCGCCACCACAAGAAGGTGGTGGTCTTCCGGCCGCTGTTCGCCGTCGGTGGCCAGGAGCTCGGCTACCTGCCCGGCTCGGAGAACGAGAAGATGTCTCCCTGGGCCCAGGCGGTCTTCGACACCCTCGGTGCCCTGGTCTCGCGCGACGTCGTCGACGAGGTGATGGACCGCGGGATGCTCGAGGTGCTGCCGCTCACGCACATCCGCGGCCGTTCCCTCCACGACGCCTTCGTCATCGTGGACGAGGCCCAGTCGCTGGAGCGCAACGTGCTGCTGACGGTGCTGTCGCGCATCGGCGCGAACTCCAAGGTGGTCCTCACCCACGACGTCGCCCAGCGCGACAACCTCCGCGTGGGCCGACACGACGGCATCGTCGCGGTGGTGGACAAGCTCAAGGGCCACCCGCTCTTCTCGCACGTCACACTCACCCGCTCCGAGCGCTCGCCGATCGCCGCGCTCGTGACCGAGATGCTGGAGGACGTCACCCTCTGA
- a CDS encoding DUF1353 domain-containing protein, with amino-acid sequence MKARERVGSIGRQVAVEPRRFYDGGTLPTAAGPGQPPDPGSDPRIVLERHSEEGVETFALERRLAYRDRHLGELLVPADADFRTDLTSVPALFTWLVPKTGAHLPAALLHDALVAGRGDPASYVSTEGHEVDRVEADRVFRDAMADTGTGVIRRWIVWSAVTVATIFVGRAVPWSPLKHWSYRVAAGVTIAAIVYLGYSATADLFDVSWVGAVDVPWMGDRPWWAELAGGFAGAVVLPLALSLLWGRLRMAGAIAGVMLAVLLHVTVGLAVIGASYLALERLARRAPLAAWALAGVVVAASLVVFAVLSLG; translated from the coding sequence ATGAAGGCTCGGGAGCGCGTCGGATCGATCGGGAGACAGGTGGCGGTGGAGCCGCGCCGGTTCTACGACGGCGGCACGCTGCCGACCGCGGCGGGTCCGGGGCAGCCGCCCGACCCCGGGTCCGATCCGCGCATCGTGCTCGAGCGGCACTCCGAGGAGGGCGTCGAGACGTTCGCCCTGGAGCGTCGACTGGCCTACCGCGACCGCCACCTCGGTGAGCTGCTGGTCCCGGCGGACGCCGACTTCCGCACCGACCTGACCTCGGTTCCCGCCCTGTTCACGTGGCTGGTGCCCAAGACCGGGGCCCACCTGCCCGCCGCGCTGCTGCACGACGCCCTCGTGGCCGGTCGCGGCGACCCCGCGTCCTACGTCTCCACCGAGGGGCACGAGGTCGACCGGGTCGAGGCCGACCGGGTCTTCCGCGACGCGATGGCCGACACCGGCACCGGAGTGATCCGGCGCTGGATCGTCTGGTCGGCCGTCACCGTGGCGACGATCTTCGTCGGCCGGGCCGTGCCGTGGTCGCCGCTCAAGCACTGGTCCTACCGGGTGGCGGCGGGCGTCACGATCGCCGCCATCGTCTACCTCGGCTACAGCGCCACCGCCGACCTGTTCGACGTCTCGTGGGTCGGTGCCGTCGACGTGCCGTGGATGGGCGACCGGCCGTGGTGGGCGGAGCTGGCGGGCGGGTTCGCGGGGGCGGTCGTGCTGCCGCTGGCGCTGAGCCTGCTCTGGGGCCGGCTGCGGATGGCGGGCGCGATCGCCGGGGTGATGCTCGCCGTGCTGCTGCACGTCACCGTCGGCCTCGCCGTCATCGGGGCGAGCTACCTCGCCCTCGAGCGGCTGGCCCGACGCGCGCCCCTCGCGGCCTGGGCGCTGGCAGGCGTCGTCGTCGCCGCCTCGCTGGTCGTCTTCGCGGTGCTCAGCCTCGGCTGA
- the trhA gene encoding PAQR family membrane homeostasis protein TrhA, translating to MTPRDRVEHAVERAGEVMADKMAEIKPHLRGWLHAGTAPIALAAGIVLVALSPTASTRVGSAAFALSALLVFTVSAIYHRGTWSPRTWAFLRRFDHANIFVLIAGTYTPYALLFLDGTARTTLLLVVWLAAIAGVFFRVFWTDAPRWLYTPMYIALGWAAVFFIPQFMEGANRFSSGIAAATLVLVAVGGVLYTLGGVVYGLKRPNPSPRWFGFHEVFHSFTILAFAAHYVGVSLATYSLR from the coding sequence ATGACCCCTCGCGACCGCGTCGAGCACGCCGTGGAGCGTGCCGGCGAAGTGATGGCCGACAAGATGGCCGAGATCAAGCCGCACCTGCGCGGCTGGCTGCACGCCGGCACCGCGCCGATCGCGCTCGCCGCCGGCATCGTGCTCGTCGCGCTCTCCCCGACGGCGTCCACGCGGGTCGGCTCGGCCGCCTTCGCGCTGTCCGCGCTCCTCGTCTTCACGGTCTCGGCGATCTACCACCGCGGCACCTGGTCGCCGCGCACGTGGGCGTTCCTGCGCCGTTTCGACCACGCCAACATCTTCGTGCTCATCGCAGGCACCTACACGCCCTACGCCCTGCTCTTCCTCGACGGCACCGCGCGTACGACGCTGCTGCTCGTCGTCTGGCTCGCGGCGATCGCCGGCGTGTTCTTCCGCGTGTTCTGGACCGACGCGCCGCGCTGGCTCTACACCCCGATGTACATCGCCCTCGGCTGGGCGGCGGTGTTCTTCATCCCCCAGTTCATGGAGGGCGCCAACCGCTTCAGCAGCGGCATCGCGGCTGCCACGCTGGTGCTCGTGGCGGTCGGCGGCGTGCTCTACACGCTCGGCGGCGTGGTCTACGGCCTCAAGCGCCCCAACCCCTCGCCCCGCTGGTTCGGCTTCCACGAGGTGTTCCACTCGTTCACCATCCTGGCCTTCGCCGCGCACTACGTCGGCGTCTCGCTGGCGACGTACTCGCTGCGCTGA
- a CDS encoding ArsR/SmtB family transcription factor, which produces MDPFAALADPVRRDLVARLARGPARVVDLTAEHAISRPAISRHLRLLAEAGLVTAEDRGRERHYRLERTGLSVLADWLAALDPHLRFDESVLDGLDLEVRRTTRDRARDIRAAADARPDPQEETA; this is translated from the coding sequence GTGGACCCGTTCGCTGCCCTCGCCGACCCCGTACGACGTGACCTCGTCGCCCGGCTCGCGCGCGGACCGGCCCGGGTCGTGGACCTCACCGCCGAGCACGCGATCAGCCGCCCGGCCATCAGCCGGCACCTGCGCCTGCTCGCCGAGGCCGGCCTGGTGACGGCGGAGGACCGCGGTCGGGAGCGGCACTACCGGCTCGAGCGCACCGGGCTGTCGGTGCTCGCCGACTGGCTCGCTGCCCTGGATCCGCACCTCCGCTTCGACGAGTCCGTGCTCGACGGGCTCGACCTCGAGGTCCGCCGTACGACCCGCGACCGTGCGCGGGACATCCGCGCGGCCGCCGATGCCCGACCCGATCCCCAGGAGGAGACCGCATGA
- a CDS encoding class II fumarate hydratase: MSDGSPTRTEHDSMGEVEVPRDALWRAQTQRAIENFPISGLTLQPRHVQALAHVKAAAATANAALGVVRHEQAQAIVSAADAIVDGAHDGEFPIDVFQTGSGTSSNMNANEVIATLAAQAGVEVHPNDHVNASQSSNDTFPTSIHVAATLAVVDDLLPALDRLATSFEGKAEEFADTVKSGRTHLMDATPVTLGQEMGAYAATLRLGVERLEAVLPRVRELPLGGTAVGTGINTPAAFAERAIAALSERTGQPFTEARNHFEAQGTRDSLVELSGVLRTIAVGLTKACNDLRWMSSGPTTGLAEIRLPDLQPGSSIMPGKVNPVLPEATLMVCARVVGNDATIAWAGASGSFELNVMMPVMAHALLESIHVLSTSSVLLAERCVDGITADADRMRRYAESSPSVVTPLNAHIGYEQAAKVAKKALADGATIRETVIGMGYVERGDLTEEQLDAALDVDSMTGRLTSG, from the coding sequence ATGAGCGATGGGAGCCCGACCCGCACCGAGCACGACTCCATGGGCGAGGTCGAGGTACCTCGCGACGCCCTCTGGCGGGCCCAGACCCAGCGCGCGATCGAGAACTTCCCGATCAGCGGCCTCACGCTGCAGCCCCGGCACGTCCAGGCGCTGGCCCACGTCAAGGCGGCCGCCGCGACCGCCAACGCCGCACTGGGCGTCGTACGCCACGAGCAGGCGCAGGCCATCGTCTCCGCCGCCGACGCCATCGTCGACGGGGCGCACGACGGGGAGTTCCCCATCGACGTCTTCCAGACGGGGTCCGGCACCAGCTCCAACATGAACGCCAACGAGGTCATCGCGACCCTGGCCGCGCAGGCCGGCGTCGAGGTCCACCCCAACGACCACGTCAACGCCTCGCAGAGCAGCAACGACACCTTCCCGACCAGCATCCACGTCGCGGCGACGCTCGCGGTCGTCGACGACCTCCTGCCCGCGCTCGACCGGCTGGCCACGTCGTTCGAGGGCAAGGCCGAGGAGTTCGCCGACACGGTGAAGTCGGGGCGCACCCACCTGATGGACGCCACGCCCGTGACGCTCGGGCAGGAGATGGGGGCTTACGCCGCCACGCTGCGCCTCGGCGTCGAGCGGCTCGAGGCGGTGCTGCCGCGCGTGCGCGAGCTCCCCCTTGGCGGCACCGCCGTCGGCACCGGCATCAACACCCCGGCCGCCTTCGCGGAGCGGGCGATCGCCGCGCTCTCCGAGCGGACCGGGCAGCCCTTCACCGAGGCGCGCAACCACTTCGAGGCGCAGGGCACCCGCGACTCGCTGGTCGAGCTGTCCGGCGTCCTGCGCACCATCGCCGTCGGGCTCACCAAGGCGTGCAACGACCTGCGCTGGATGTCGTCGGGACCCACGACGGGGCTCGCCGAGATCCGCCTGCCCGACCTCCAGCCGGGGTCGAGCATCATGCCCGGCAAGGTCAACCCGGTGCTGCCCGAGGCGACCCTGATGGTGTGCGCCCGGGTCGTCGGCAACGACGCGACGATCGCCTGGGCCGGCGCGTCCGGCAGCTTCGAGCTCAACGTGATGATGCCGGTCATGGCGCACGCCCTGCTCGAGTCGATCCACGTGCTGTCCACCTCCTCGGTCCTGCTCGCCGAGAGGTGCGTGGACGGGATCACCGCCGACGCCGATCGGATGCGGCGCTACGCCGAGTCCTCCCCCTCGGTGGTCACCCCGCTCAACGCCCACATCGGCTACGAGCAGGCCGCCAAGGTCGCCAAGAAGGCCCTCGCCGACGGGGCCACGATCCGCGAGACCGTGATCGGCATGGGCTACGTCGAGCGCGGAGACCTGACCGAGGAACAGCTCGACGCCGCCCTCGACGTCGACTCGATGACGGGTCGTCTGACCTCGGGGTAA
- a CDS encoding lytic transglycosylase domain-containing protein, whose amino-acid sequence MPKPDKYVPKHRVPGKHKAVRAPRRALRTGVVLTGLAAAATGVSVTGGLAASDPDGLTPAAADVATATPSPSADATPEAAGSTDEATTLEGSSRQVASRSARRTDKAKATTLAMSGGSAVTRSEKLSEGDPRDIARALLPAYGFSSDQFSCLDSLYVSESDWRIDADNPTSSAYGIPQALTELHELPADYMTSAESQIRWGLEYIQDTYGTPCSAWSFKQGNGWY is encoded by the coding sequence GTGCCGAAGCCAGACAAGTACGTCCCGAAACACCGCGTCCCCGGCAAGCACAAGGCCGTCCGCGCGCCCCGTCGAGCCCTGCGCACCGGCGTCGTCCTGACCGGACTGGCAGCCGCCGCGACCGGCGTGAGCGTCACCGGCGGCCTCGCCGCGAGCGACCCCGACGGGCTGACCCCCGCCGCCGCCGACGTGGCGACCGCCACCCCGAGCCCGTCCGCCGATGCCACGCCGGAAGCTGCTGGCTCGACCGACGAAGCGACCACGCTCGAGGGGTCGTCGCGGCAGGTCGCCTCGCGCTCCGCGCGGCGCACCGACAAGGCCAAGGCCACGACGCTCGCGATGTCCGGCGGCTCCGCCGTGACGCGCTCGGAGAAGCTGTCCGAGGGCGACCCGCGCGACATCGCCCGCGCGCTGCTGCCGGCGTACGGCTTCTCCTCCGACCAGTTCTCCTGCCTCGACTCGCTCTACGTCAGCGAGTCCGACTGGCGCATCGACGCCGACAACCCGACCTCGTCGGCGTACGGCATCCCGCAGGCCCTCACCGAGCTCCACGAGCTGCCGGCGGACTACATGACCTCCGCCGAGTCGCAGATCCGGTGGGGCCTGGAGTACATCCAGGACACCTACGGCACCCCGTGCAGCGCGTGGAGCTTCAAGCAGGGCAACGGCTGGTACTGA